One window of Dehalobacterium formicoaceticum genomic DNA carries:
- a CDS encoding polysaccharide lyase, producing MRGNRKICLLSLLIIIFLGVFFNGFFMRIGDYLPKKLSMPDDLPVLFSEDFESGHLKKEWRQSLANRNYSAQIINHRARTGNSSLRVELRENDPNIDESKRAEISLPMEAALEEHWYSFSTFLPLRGDEDYGIDPSSGEIIAQWHDVPDFGEEWLSPSLALMTINGFYQIGRVWDQSPLSTQERIKDERLSEYVTLGEYNADKGRWVDWTFHVKWGWERSHKPQLEIFKDGKRIFARTGVPNTKNDKQGVYMKLGIYKWDWEENPGNSSLDKRVVYYDSIEIR from the coding sequence ATGAGGGGAAATAGAAAGATATGCTTGTTGAGTTTACTGATCATCATATTTTTGGGGGTGTTTTTTAACGGTTTTTTCATGAGGATAGGGGATTACCTGCCAAAGAAGCTGTCTATGCCGGATGATCTGCCGGTGCTTTTTTCAGAGGATTTTGAATCAGGACATTTGAAGAAAGAATGGCGCCAAAGTTTGGCTAATCGTAATTATTCCGCTCAAATTATTAATCACCGGGCGAGGACAGGAAATTCCTCTTTGCGTGTCGAATTAAGGGAAAATGACCCTAATATTGATGAAAGTAAAAGGGCCGAAATATCCCTTCCCATGGAAGCAGCTTTAGAAGAACATTGGTACTCTTTTAGCACTTTCCTTCCCTTACGAGGGGATGAAGACTACGGAATCGATCCTTCCAGCGGTGAAATTATTGCTCAATGGCATGATGTTCCTGATTTTGGTGAAGAGTGGCTTTCCCCTTCTTTAGCTTTGATGACGATTAACGGGTTTTATCAAATTGGACGGGTCTGGGACCAATCCCCTTTATCTACCCAGGAAAGAATTAAGGATGAGAGATTATCTGAATATGTAACCTTGGGCGAATATAATGCCGATAAAGGTAGATGGGTAGATTGGACTTTTCATGTTAAATGGGGCTGGGAAAGATCTCATAAACCACAGTTGGAAATATTTAAAGATGGGAAGAGAATCTTTGCCAGAACCGGAGTGCCTAATACTAAAAATGATAAACAGGGCGTTTATATGAAGTTAGGAATCTATAAATGGGATTGGGAAGAAAATCCCGGGAACTCGTCCCTTGATAAAAGGGTAGTATATTATGATTCCATTGAAATTAGATAA
- a CDS encoding glycosyltransferase family 2 protein, producing MEFTAVSIIVPIYNVEKYLHQCIDSLVVQTLSNIEIILVDDGSTDQCGRLCDEYALKDARVKVIHQPNAGLSAARNSGIKCAGGEYIGFVDGDDWVDASMFKVLYDAGKEHHCDIVSCNFSFFYEDSTLRRIEQEEKMFISPGIVDQSNIREEIYLPVIKGEIFTSCCNKIYDRKFLEENKILFLEGLLLQEDYYFYLDVFTYMKRCFQIDEPLYYYRNYYGSSRRRSLNNYFQLRMDLHQKVLACMQLWGMGTAPYLSLASIRCLELAYDSMVKILHYRDINVLQKIKRMLEIINDENVLSAIKKINKKDMQSKPLDLKCKYWAFKSRNIFLASVLLLFAKIIRKLNLNFSNADTSV from the coding sequence ATGGAATTTACTGCGGTAAGTATAATAGTTCCGATATATAATGTGGAAAAATATTTACATCAGTGTATTGATTCTTTGGTGGTGCAGACCTTAAGTAACATCGAAATCATCTTGGTTGATGATGGTTCCACGGATCAATGCGGGAGGTTATGTGATGAGTATGCCTTAAAAGATGCTCGTGTCAAGGTAATTCATCAGCCTAATGCTGGGTTAAGTGCTGCCCGAAATTCAGGCATTAAATGTGCCGGGGGTGAGTATATTGGATTTGTGGATGGCGATGACTGGGTCGATGCCAGCATGTTTAAGGTGCTTTATGATGCAGGCAAAGAGCACCATTGCGATATCGTATCCTGCAATTTTAGCTTCTTTTACGAAGATTCTACGCTGAGGCGAATAGAACAAGAAGAAAAGATGTTTATCTCGCCGGGAATCGTGGATCAATCTAATATCCGGGAAGAGATATACTTACCTGTCATCAAAGGGGAAATTTTCACCTCATGCTGTAATAAAATTTATGATCGAAAATTTTTAGAGGAAAATAAAATTTTATTTCTGGAGGGTCTTCTTTTACAAGAAGATTATTATTTCTATTTGGATGTTTTTACCTACATGAAGCGCTGTTTTCAAATTGATGAACCTTTATATTATTATAGAAATTATTATGGCAGCAGCCGTCGTCGCTCACTGAATAACTATTTTCAACTGAGAATGGATTTACACCAGAAAGTTTTAGCCTGCATGCAGCTTTGGGGCATGGGGACAGCTCCTTATTTATCTTTGGCTTCTATCAGGTGCTTGGAACTAGCTTATGACTCAATGGTTAAGATCTTGCATTATAGGGATATCAATGTATTACAAAAAATAAAAAGAATGCTAGAAATCATCAATGATGAAAATGTTTTAAGTGCGATTAAAAAAATTAATAAGAAGGACATGCAGTCAAAGCCGTTGGATCTTAAATGTAAATACTGGGCGTTTAAATCCCGTAATATCTTCCTGGCATCTGTATTATTGCTATTTGCCAAGATAATTAGAAAGCTGAATCTTAATTTTTCTAATGCGGATACATCTGTGTAA
- a CDS encoding polysaccharide lyase, which yields MKSKKILGLVIVLIITLLAGTISAFAAPRVKKSSISRFDIKAYYAEFLERNRKPAPVLPEPEVLPEPEVVTEPEVVTEPEVVTEPEVVTEPEVVTEPEVVTEPEVVTEPEVVTEPEVVTEPEEVKDTYLFLDGFESGSIAREWNKEIARNSYAAKVVDTIASEGDYSLRMELRKTDADVSGSRRSELALGMEDPLEEHWYSFSTYLPLGGTEDYALDNNSGEILVQWHNYPDEGEEWTSPPLYLATVRGGYEIGRCWDDAKFSSNSSMRGKGNFEYETIGSYLEDKGKWVDWTFHVKWGWHESQDPILEIYKDGKKVFDRNGLPNTTNDENGVYMKLGIYKWDWKENPDISKIDNRVVYFDEISIN from the coding sequence ATGAAGTCAAAAAAAATTTTGGGACTGGTAATTGTTTTGATTATTACCTTATTGGCAGGCACGATCAGTGCTTTTGCTGCTCCCAGGGTAAAAAAGAGCAGTATATCACGATTTGATATCAAGGCATATTACGCTGAGTTTCTTGAAAGGAACAGAAAACCGGCACCGGTATTACCAGAGCCAGAAGTATTACCAGAGCCGGAAGTAGTAACAGAGCCGGAAGTGGTGACGGAGCCGGAAGTGGTGACGGAGCCGGAAGTAGTAACGGAGCCGGAAGTGGTGACGGAGCCGGAAGTGGTGACGGAGCCGGAAGTGGTGACGGAGCCGGAAGTAGTAACGGAGCCAGAAGTAGTAACAGAACCGGAAGAGGTAAAAGATACCTATTTATTTTTAGATGGTTTTGAATCCGGAAGTATTGCAAGGGAATGGAACAAGGAAATTGCCCGTAATAGCTATGCAGCTAAAGTTGTGGACACAATTGCCAGTGAGGGAGATTATTCTTTACGCATGGAACTTAGAAAAACGGATGCTGATGTCAGTGGAAGCAGAAGATCAGAACTGGCTTTAGGAATGGAAGACCCATTGGAAGAGCATTGGTATTCCTTTAGCACCTACCTTCCCCTTGGTGGTACCGAAGATTACGCTTTGGATAATAATAGCGGTGAAATCCTGGTTCAGTGGCATAATTATCCTGATGAGGGAGAGGAATGGACATCGCCCCCCCTATATTTAGCTACTGTCCGAGGTGGTTATGAAATTGGGAGATGTTGGGACGATGCTAAATTTTCTTCGAATAGCTCCATGAGGGGAAAAGGCAATTTTGAGTATGAAACCATTGGGTCTTATCTTGAGGATAAAGGTAAATGGGTTGATTGGACTTTTCATGTTAAATGGGGTTGGCATGAATCCCAGGATCCTATCCTGGAAATATATAAAGACGGCAAAAAAGTTTTTGATCGAAATGGTTTGCCGAATACCACCAATGATGAAAACGGCGTATATATGAAATTAGGTATTTATAAATGGGATTGGAAAGAAAATCCGGATATATCAAAAATCGATAACAGAGTTGTTTATTTTGATGAGATTTCAATAAATTAA
- a CDS encoding LCP family protein, which translates to MKKKRIIGVISLIFLIVAGSFFIMSRFGLTLPALLSGDPFNSKALLLPDDPAPPSASSDGSESKDPEEFQDVHSINILLLGIDRNEEREEYMGVFRSDMISLIKLDLDDNNVNVLAIPRDTYTYVPVEGKKDKINHAYAYGSMNDQGVESISEAVSQFTGLPIDYYISLDMGPIPDIVDEIGGVEIDVEIDMKTHGADLSKGLQVLNGQQAFDYIHWRYSANGDIDRMKRQQKFLKALFKQQKDSGKLVESVRTLLRYKDSLGTNLTPAQMIALAKFANKVPNEGVNYFTVPGNAQTIKKISYWVPDLAATKEIIEASFID; encoded by the coding sequence TTGAAAAAGAAGCGAATTATTGGCGTCATCTCACTCATTTTCCTCATTGTGGCCGGATCATTCTTCATAATGTCCAGGTTTGGATTAACATTACCTGCACTTCTTTCCGGAGATCCTTTCAATTCCAAAGCATTACTGCTCCCCGATGATCCGGCGCCGCCCTCTGCTTCTTCTGATGGATCAGAAAGCAAAGATCCGGAGGAATTTCAAGATGTCCATTCCATTAATATTCTTTTATTAGGTATTGACCGGAATGAGGAAAGAGAAGAATATATGGGGGTATTTCGCTCCGACATGATCTCTTTGATTAAACTTGATTTAGATGATAATAATGTCAATGTATTAGCAATTCCAAGAGATACCTACACCTATGTTCCTGTAGAAGGGAAAAAGGATAAGATTAACCATGCTTATGCTTATGGAAGCATGAATGATCAAGGGGTAGAAAGCATTTCCGAAGCGGTCTCTCAGTTTACCGGTTTACCTATCGATTACTATATTTCTCTCGATATGGGGCCCATACCGGATATTGTTGATGAAATTGGGGGTGTCGAGATAGACGTTGAAATCGACATGAAAACCCACGGTGCCGATCTGTCCAAAGGTCTGCAGGTATTGAACGGACAACAGGCTTTTGATTACATCCATTGGCGCTATTCCGCCAACGGGGATATTGACCGTATGAAAAGGCAACAGAAATTCTTGAAAGCCTTATTTAAACAGCAAAAAGATTCCGGCAAATTAGTGGAAAGTGTCCGGACGCTCTTGAGATACAAAGATAGCCTGGGTACCAATCTGACTCCGGCCCAGATGATTGCACTGGCCAAATTTGCTAATAAAGTCCCTAATGAAGGAGTAAATTATTTCACAGTACCAGGTAATGCCCAAACGATTAAAAAGATCTCTTACTGGGTGCCGGATCTTGCTGCCACCAAAGAAATCATTGAAGCATCCTTTATTGATTGA
- a CDS encoding recombinase family protein: MNRQSTFSTIRKSKLAFEEAKITALYCRLSRDDELAGDSNSIVNQKAILKKYAEDNGFLNIEFYVDDGVSGTTFDRPDFNRMIADVESGRIGTIIIKDMSRFGRDYLKVGYYTEIMFPEADVRFIAINNGIDSANQADSDFTPFLNIINEWYAKDTSKKIRAVFKSKGQSGKPLCTNPPYGYIKGPEDKLHWIIDEKAAEVVRDIFRLCMAGFGPTQIAKQLEKRCIDTPTVHLRKMGINTPARPPENPYAWSARTVADILAKMEYLGHTVNFKTSKKSYKSKVKILNNPEDWLVFKNTHEAIIDEGTWETVQKIRDGKRRPSRLGEMGMLSGIMFCADCGAKLYQVRGKGWTHDKEYFVCATYRKKKGMCSSHQIRNVVVEQLLLEDLRRVTSFAKDHEQEFIRIVMNNSEKELAKELRQSQKEYEQVQTRIADIDKIIRKLYEDNVMGKIPEERFYKMSAEYEAEQKTLEERITKLKHTIDTANEQSLNTDRFLALVKKYTEITELDAEIIREFIDKIIVFKAEKVDSHRTQRIQIFYNCIGAIDLPK, translated from the coding sequence ATGAATAGACAGTCAACATTTAGCACTATACGTAAATCAAAATTAGCATTTGAAGAAGCAAAAATTACTGCTCTTTACTGCAGGCTTTCCCGTGATGATGAGCTTGCAGGAGACAGCAACAGTATAGTAAACCAGAAGGCAATTCTAAAGAAATATGCTGAGGACAACGGTTTTCTCAACATCGAATTTTATGTGGATGATGGGGTCAGCGGTACAACTTTTGATAGACCAGACTTTAACCGCATGATTGCAGATGTAGAGTCCGGTAGAATTGGAACGATTATCATTAAGGATATGTCCCGCTTCGGCAGGGATTACCTTAAAGTAGGATATTATACCGAGATTATGTTTCCTGAAGCAGATGTACGATTCATTGCTATTAACAACGGTATTGATAGTGCAAACCAAGCAGACAGTGACTTTACACCGTTTCTTAACATTATTAATGAATGGTATGCTAAGGATACTAGCAAGAAAATCCGTGCTGTGTTCAAATCCAAGGGACAGTCCGGTAAGCCACTCTGCACCAATCCGCCTTACGGTTATATTAAAGGCCCTGAAGATAAGTTGCACTGGATTATAGATGAGAAAGCCGCTGAGGTGGTCAGAGATATTTTCCGACTGTGCATGGCTGGCTTTGGACCCACGCAGATAGCAAAGCAACTTGAAAAGCGATGCATTGATACACCTACGGTTCATCTTCGCAAAATGGGTATTAACACTCCAGCAAGACCACCTGAAAACCCATATGCTTGGTCAGCTCGTACCGTAGCAGATATTCTGGCTAAAATGGAATATCTAGGCCACACAGTGAATTTCAAGACTTCTAAAAAGTCATATAAGAGCAAAGTCAAGATATTGAACAATCCAGAAGATTGGCTGGTTTTCAAAAATACCCATGAAGCAATTATTGATGAGGGCACTTGGGAAACAGTGCAGAAAATCAGAGATGGCAAGCGAAGACCATCGCGATTAGGTGAAATGGGAATGCTTTCTGGCATAATGTTTTGTGCCGACTGTGGGGCAAAGCTGTATCAGGTTAGAGGCAAGGGATGGACACACGATAAGGAATACTTCGTTTGTGCTACTTACCGCAAGAAAAAGGGTATGTGCAGTTCACATCAGATACGCAATGTTGTAGTGGAACAGCTTTTGTTAGAAGACTTAAGGCGTGTAACCTCCTTTGCCAAAGACCATGAACAGGAATTCATTCGTATAGTTATGAATAATTCAGAAAAGGAACTTGCCAAAGAACTCCGCCAAAGTCAAAAGGAGTACGAACAAGTACAGACTCGCATTGCTGACATAGACAAAATCATTCGGAAACTATATGAGGACAATGTGATGGGCAAAATTCCCGAAGAGCGTTTTTACAAGATGTCGGCTGAATATGAAGCCGAGCAGAAGACACTGGAAGAAAGGATAACCAAATTAAAGCATACCATTGATACAGCAAATGAACAGTCCCTCAATACCGACCGCTTTTTGGCACTAGTAAAAAAGTACACAGAAATTACAGAATTGGATGCAGAGATTATCCGAGAGTTCATTGATAAAATTATAGTATTTAAGGCTGAAAAGGTAGATAGCCACAGAACCCAGCGGATTCAAATTTTTTATAACTGCATTGGCGCTATCGATTTACCAAAATAA
- a CDS encoding transposon-encoded TnpW family protein, translated as MENQSNSRTTKSDIGGTVYVVESRVSDSAKESAYSKLKRLITVNAKSLSKLSDSSYKPTEINSTSSR; from the coding sequence ATGGAGAATCAAAGTAACAGCCGCACAACCAAATCCGATATCGGAGGTACGGTCTATGTGGTGGAATCACGAGTAAGTGATTCAGCAAAGGAAAGTGCCTATTCCAAGCTGAAACGACTGATTACAGTCAACGCAAAAAGCCTTTCAAAGTTATCAGATAGTTCATATAAACCCACGGAAATCAACTCGACTTCTTCAAGGTAG
- a CDS encoding phage major capsid protein, which translates to MATSTTYNRAFWNVMKGKEENNQNLSEGFDNVGAYVAPDEFREGFNTTLAKENIFRRFATVINLSSAEGKIQAVSSTGTADWVEDGDPIPESADTFTQFLVKSYKLASLVKLNRSFVTDMNFNLEKYLMGDFAKRFGKAEENALLNGNGTTQPTGILTADADVTTADNSTISFDEIISLYFSLKDEYRNNAVFIMHDNTAMLLRTLKDTSGSYLWNPSDNTIFGKPVVTSPYMPTVSAGAKSIVFGDLSYYWLIERQPITIKKLSELYALQGQIGFSAYERLDGKLIQPDALKILQIKA; encoded by the coding sequence ATGGCAACATCAACAACTTATAATAGAGCGTTTTGGAATGTTATGAAAGGAAAAGAAGAAAATAATCAAAATCTAAGTGAGGGCTTTGATAATGTAGGAGCCTATGTCGCACCAGATGAGTTCAGAGAAGGCTTTAACACTACTTTGGCAAAGGAAAATATATTCCGCAGATTTGCTACTGTTATCAATCTATCTTCTGCAGAAGGTAAAATTCAAGCGGTATCCTCAACGGGTACAGCAGATTGGGTTGAAGACGGAGATCCAATCCCCGAAAGTGCCGATACATTTACACAGTTTCTGGTGAAATCATATAAGCTGGCATCTCTTGTCAAGCTAAACCGCTCATTCGTCACCGATATGAACTTTAATCTTGAAAAATATCTGATGGGTGATTTTGCGAAGCGTTTTGGTAAGGCTGAGGAAAATGCATTGCTTAATGGAAATGGCACAACTCAGCCAACAGGTATCCTTACGGCAGACGCAGATGTAACTACAGCAGACAATAGTACCATCTCTTTTGATGAGATCATCTCTCTGTACTTTTCATTAAAAGATGAATACCGAAATAACGCTGTGTTTATTATGCACGATAATACAGCTATGCTTCTTAGAACCCTTAAGGATACAAGCGGCAGTTATCTGTGGAATCCTTCAGATAACACCATCTTCGGAAAGCCTGTAGTTACCTCTCCATATATGCCTACAGTATCAGCAGGAGCAAAAAGCATTGTATTTGGAGATTTATCATACTACTGGCTGATTGAACGTCAACCAATAACAATAAAAAAATTAAGTGAGTTATATGCATTGCAGGGGCAAATTGGCTTTTCTGCTTACGAAAGATTGGATGGCAAGCTAATTCAACCGGATGCTCTAAAAATATTACAAATAAAAGCTTAA